In the Pontibacillus sp. HMF3514 genome, TCACACGTTTCTCCTTTACCAGCTCCTGGACTAACCACACATCGTAAGCACGGAGTTTCTTCTGGAATAAATAAAGCCATCATTCCTCTAGAACGCACTGCTCCACCATAAACAAACGGAATGCCGTTTTGAAAACATGCATCATTTAATAAAAAACGAGTTGTAAAGTTATCTGTCCCATCCAGTACAATATCCATTCCATTCATTAAAGATGTTACATTGTCTCGATGAACATCAGACACGATTCCTTCTATCTGAACATTTGAGTTTATTTTCTCCAAATGATTTTGTGCAGCAACTGCTTTAGGTAATGCTTTTTCCACATCTTCTTCTGTATAAAGGATTTGTCTTTGCAAATTGCTCATTTCAATATAGTCTCTATCAACAATCCTTACAAGCCCCACTCCAGCTCTCACCATTTGATTGGCAAGCATTGTTCCCAAGGCACCAGCCCCAACAATTAGTACAGAGCTTTCTGATAAATCATTTTGTCCTTGATTACCGATTGGGGCAAATAATCGTTGTCTGGAATAACGATCATCCATTTTTCACAATCTCCTTTTCGCTCAAATGATTAGTAACGCACACCTAATTCAGTAATTAAGTGTTGGACGGGTATATCAAATGGATCATTTGGCACTTGATGTATCAGCTGTTCTTCAGTGGCAAGCGCAATGGTCGTTTGATTAAAGTGCTCTAAATAACGATCATAGAAACCACCACCATACCCAATTCGATAACCTCTTTGGTCAAAGATTAATCCAGGCACGAGCATGAGATCAATACATTCTTTAGTTACGACCTCTGTTTCTTCCTCTTTCGGCTCTTTAAGCCCGAAATACACTGTTTCTAATTCATGAAATGAAGTGAGGATACGAAACGTAAGTTCCTTTTGCTTAGCATTACACTTCGGAACTGCAACAGTCTTCCCATCTTTCCAAGCTTGTTCAATAATACGTTTTGTATCAATCTCATGCTCTTGAGAAATCGTACAACCAATAACCTTTGCATTTTGATAGCTAGTTGTATTGAGAAGCGCTTTATGTATGTTTGTTATTTTACTTTCTCGTTCTGTTCCTATTAAATTGGAGAGAATATCTTTACCTTTTGTTCTTAATTCTCTTTTTTCACTCATGAAGATCACCTCCTACATGAAAAATATAGCACATTAATCAGAAGAGTTTTACGTCCTCTCTTCTATACCTATAAAAAAAACAGCAGGATAGATATCCTACTGTTTATTTAGTCTCACGGTGCAATGTGTGCTTTTTCAAGCGTGGGCTGTATTTCATAAGTTCCAAACGTTCTGGGTTTTTACGCTTGTTTTTAGTTGTAATATAGGTACGATCACCAGTTTCAGTGCAAGCAAGTGTAATATTTACACGCATCTTTATCCCTCCAAACACGTCTTTCTTCTGTTGTCATAAGTTTTTCACTTTATCAGACCTTAATAATAGTATCAAATCTTTCCCTTTCTTTC is a window encoding:
- a CDS encoding ThiF family adenylyltransferase, translating into MDDRYSRQRLFAPIGNQGQNDLSESSVLIVGAGALGTMLANQMVRAGVGLVRIVDRDYIEMSNLQRQILYTEEDVEKALPKAVAAQNHLEKINSNVQIEGIVSDVHRDNVTSLMNGMDIVLDGTDNFTTRFLLNDACFQNGIPFVYGGAVRSRGMMALFIPEETPCLRCVVSPGAGKGETCDTAGIISPVINMVTSYQATETLKYLTGNKEALHGMLKTFDIWTNQHYDVKLTNPKQGCPTCQENLYPFLQAQQNEEFVVMCGRDSIQVHTNEKMDLPKWEEKLSVIANTKLTPFLLKAKVDHHHTFVLFPDGRVLIQGTEDTTKAKSLFHRYIGL
- a CDS encoding 5-formyltetrahydrofolate cyclo-ligase — translated: MSEKRELRTKGKDILSNLIGTERESKITNIHKALLNTTSYQNAKVIGCTISQEHEIDTKRIIEQAWKDGKTVAVPKCNAKQKELTFRILTSFHELETVYFGLKEPKEEETEVVTKECIDLMLVPGLIFDQRGYRIGYGGGFYDRYLEHFNQTTIALATEEQLIHQVPNDPFDIPVQHLITELGVRY
- the rpmG gene encoding 50S ribosomal protein L33; its protein translation is MRVNITLACTETGDRTYITTKNKRKNPERLELMKYSPRLKKHTLHRETK